The sequence CCTCCAGGACAAGTTCGGCCTGACCTACATGTTCATCAGCCACAACCTCGCCGTGGTCCGCCACATGGCGAGCCGCGTCGGCGTGATGTATCTCGGCCGTATCGTCGAGATCGCGGAGGGACGCGAGCTGTTTTCCCGGCCACGCATGCCCTACACCAAGATGCTGCTGGGGGCCGTGCCTGACCTCGCGATGAGCGGCCGCCAGCGCATTCCGGTGAAGGGCGAGATCCCGAACCCGATCAATCCGCCGCCCGGCTGCGCCTTCAATCCGCGCTGTCCGCTGGCGTTCGATCTCTGCCGCAAGGAAACTCCGGAACTGATCGACGGGGTTGCCTGCCATGCAGTCAACACCGCGCCGGTCCCGGCCTAACGCGCGCGTGCCATGCGGTCTGTGCATTTGGCATCCCAGCACCGGTTGTGATCAATTGCGCGCGCCGGAAACAAGGTAGCGAAATAAGATGGCCAGCAACGTCAATCCCGATCCCTTCACCACGCGCCCCGAGATCGAGGGCACGTTCGGCGTCGTCGCCTCGACGCACTGGATCGCGACCGCCGTCGGCATGGCCATCCTCGAAAAGGGCGGCAACGCCTTCGACGCCGGCGTCGCCACCGCCTTCACGCTCCAGGTGGTCGAGCCGCATCTGAACGGCCCCGGCGGGGACGTCCCCATTATCGTCCATGACGTCAAGCGCGGCCGCACCGAAGTGATCTGCGGCCAGGGCCCGGCTCCGGCCCGCGCCACCATCGCGCATTACAAGAGCGAAGGCCTCGACATGGTGCCCGGCACCGGCCTGCTCGCCGCCTGCGTCCCCGGCACGTTCGAATCCTGGATGATGCTGCTGCGTGACTACGGCACGATGCGCGTGCGCGACGTGCTGGAACCCGCGATCTCCTACGCCCGCGACGGCTATCCGCTGGTCGAACGCGCCTGCGCCACCATCCAGACCGTCGAGCAGCTGTTCCGCAAGCACTGGCCGACATCGGCCGCGGTCTATCTTCCGAACGGTGAAGTGCCGAAACCCGGCATCCTCTTCACCAACAAGACGCTGGCTGCGACCTACGCCCGGATTCTGAACGAGGCCGAGAGCGGTGGCGATGGCCGCGATGCCGAAATCGAGCGCGCGCGAAAAGCCTGGTCGCAAGGTTTCGTCGCGGAAGCCATCGACAGGTTCTGCCGCACCCAGGAAGTGATGGACGTCAGCGGCTCGCCGCATCGCGGCGTGCTCTCCGCCGACGACATGGCGCGCTGGCAGCCGACGGTCGAGGCGCCGCTGACCTACGACTACGGCCGCTACACCGTCTGCAAGGCCGGCGTCTGGAGCCAGGGTCCGGTGACGCTGCAGCAGCTCGCGCTGCTGAAGGGCTTTGCGCTCGATGGGCTCGACCCGACCGGGCCCGAGTTCATCCATCTCCAGATCGAATGCGCCAAGCTCGCCTTCGCCGACCGCGAAAAATTCTACGGCGATCCCAAATTCAGCGAGATCCCGATCGCGACGCTGCTGTCGGATGCCTATAACGACGAGCGCCGCAAGCTGGTCACCGAGAAGGCTTCGCTCGATCTCCGGCCCGGCGCGGTCGAGGGCTTCGGCGGCGTGGTCAAGCTGCGCCGCGCTGAGGGCCAACGCGAGGCCGTTGGCGCGCTCGGCGCCGGTGAACCAACCGTGGGGCGCTTCGGCGAGGTGCGCGGCGACACCGTGCACTTCGACATCATCGACAAGACTGGCAACATGGTGTCCTCGACGCCTTCAGGGGGCTGGCTGCAATCCTCGCCTGTCATCCCTGAGCTGGGCTTCTGCCTCGGCAGCCGCGCACAAATGTTCGATTTGGAGGAGAACCAACCGGGCTCGCTCGCGCCGGGCAAGCGGCCGCGCACGACGCTGTCGCCGACCATGGCGCTGTGCGACGGCGAGCCTTATCTCGCCTGGGGCTCGCCCGGCGGCGACCAGCAGGATCAGTGGATCACGCAGTTCTTCCTGCGCCACGTCCATTGCAATCTCAATCTCCAGGAGGCGATCGACGCGCCGGCTTGGCATTCCGAGCATTTCCCGATCTCATTCTGGCCGCGCACCGCGCGGCCAGGCGTGCTCGTGGTCGAGAACCGCGTGCCGAAGGCGACGATCGAGAATTTGCGCGAACGCGGGCATATCGTGGAGGTCGGCCCCGATTGGTCCGAGGGACGCCTTACCGCGGCCTCGCGTGTCGGGGTACGCCGCCGCGCCGCCGCCAATCCGCGCGGCATGCAGGGCTACGCCGCGGGACGCTGAAGGTAGCACATGACCTGGTCGATCATCGCACGCGATCCTGCCACCGGCCAGTTCGGCATCGCGGTTGCGACCCGCTTCTTCGCCGTCGGCGCGCGAGTGCCCTATATCGCGGCCGGCCTCGGCGCCATCGCGACCCAGGCCTTCGTCAATCCCTATTTCGGCATCGACGGCGTGAAGTTGCTGCGCGAAGGTTTGAACGTCCATGACGTGCTCGCTACCCTCCTCGCGACCGACGACGGCCGCGAGAGCCGCCAGGTCCACATCATGGACGCCAGCGGCGAGATCGCGGCGCATACCGGGCGCGACTGCGTCGACTGGTGCGGCCACATCGCCGGCAGCGGCTTCTCGATCGCCGGCAACATGCTCGCCGGCGCCGACGTGCTCGACGAGACCGCAAAGACCTACATCGCCAATGACAGCCTGCCCTTCCCGCGCCGCCTGCTCGCCGCGATGCGCGCAGGCGAAGCCGCCGGCGGCGACAAGCGCGGCAAGCAATCGGCGGCGCTCCTGATCCACGGCGACGAAGAATGGCCGGCGCTGGATATTCGCGCCGACGACCATCCCGATCCGCTCGGCGAGCTCGAACGGCTCGAGCGCGTCAGCCACGAGCTCTGGGTTCACTTCCGCCCCTCCATGCCGACGCGGCAGAACCCGGCCGGCAACACCGATCGGAGTGTCATCGACGCCAGCATCGCTGCGGCGCGCGCGAGACGATCATGAGCGCGAGCCCCCTCATCGAGATCAGCGATCTGCGCATCCGCTTTCATGGTGACGATGGCCGCGTCACCCACGCCGTCGACAGCGTCGATCTCAGCGTCGCAAACGGCGCGACGCTCGGCCTCGTCGGCGAATCCGGCTGCGGCAAGAGCGTGACGTCGCTGGCGATCATGGGCCTGCTGCCGAAGCAGAGCGCGGAGATATCAGGCGCGATCCGCTTCGACGGTTTTGACCTGCTGAAGACCCCGGACCAGACGTTGCGCGATCTGCGTGGCAACCGGCTGGCGATGATCTTCCAGGAGCCGATGACCTCGCTCAACCCGAGCTTTACCATCGGCGACCAGATCATCGAGACGATCCTGCGTCACCGTGGCGGCTCGCGGAAGAGCGCGCGCGAGCGGGCGATCGAGCTGCTGCGCCGCGTCCACATCCCCTCGCCCGAGCGGCGCATCGACGAATATCCGCACAAACTCTCCGGCGGCATGCGCCAGCGCGTGATGATCGCGATGGCGCTCGCCTGCGATCCGCGGCTCCTGATCGCGGACGAGCCGACCACCGCGCTCGACGTCACCTTGCAAGCTCAGATCCTGGAGCTGATGCGCGAGCTGAAGGCCGCGAGCGGCGCCGCGATTATCCTGATCACCCACGATCTCGGTGTCGTTGCCGAGGTCTGCGACGAGGTCGCGGTGATGTATGCCGGCGAGATCGTCGAACGCGCGCCGGTGGATGAGCTGTTCTCCGCGCCGCAGCATCCCTACACCGTCGGCCTGCTCGGCTCGATCCCGCGGCTCGACCACCGCGCCGAGCAGCTGGCGACGATCGAAGGCATGGTCCCGAACATGGCACAGCCGCCCGCCGGCTGCCGCTTCGCCGCGCGCTGTCCCTTCGTGCTGGATACCTGCACCAAGGCGCCGCCGCCGCTGGTGGAAGCCAGCGCCGGTCACCTCTCGCGCTGCATCCGCGCGCCGCTCGAACTGCTGGTGTCGTGATGGCGCTGCTCGAAGTCGAGGGCCTGGTCAAGCATTTCGTCGCCGAGCGCTCGCTGTTCGGCCGGGCGCTTGCGCATGTCAAAGCGGTCGATGGCGTGTCTTTCTCGCTGGACGCCGGCAAGACGCTGGCGCTGGTCGGCGAATCCGGCTGCGGCAAGTCCACCGTCAGCCGCCTGGTGCTGCGGCTGATCGAGCCGGATGCCGGCACGGTGCGCTTCGACGGCCGCGATCTCCTCTCCCTCGACGCCGACGCGCTGCGAAGATTCCGCCGCGAGGCGCAGATCATCTTCCAGGACCCTTACGCCTCGCTCAATCCGCGCATGACGGTCGGCCAGATCCTGACCGAGCCGCTGGCGCTGCACGATCTCGTTCCGGCGGCGCGGCGGCCCGAACGCGTCGCGGAGATCCTGCGGCTGGTCGGGCTGGAGCCGCGCCTCGCCCGGCGCTATCCGCACGAGTTCTCCGGCGGCCAGCGCCAGCGCATCGCCATCGCCCGCGCGCTCGCGGTCGAACCGAAGCTGATCATCTGCGACGAGCCGGTCTCGGCGCTCGACGTCTCGATCCGCTCGCAGATTCTCAACCTGCTGCGCGCGCTCCAGGACCGCCTCGGCCTCGCCTATATCTTCGTCTCGCACGATCTCGCCGTGGTCAAGCACATCGCCGACCATGTCGCGGTGATGAACCTCGGCCAGATCGTTGAGACCGCGGAGGCCGACGCGCTGTTCGCCGCGCCGCGCCATCCCTATAGCCGCGCACTGTTGTCCGCGATCCCCGTGCCCAAACCGCGGGCAAAGCGCAGCCGGATTGTGCTGCAGGGAGAGATCCCCAGCGCCCTCAATCCGCCGCCGGGATGCCGCTTCCACACCCGCTGCCCCTATGTGGTCGAGCGTTGCCGCACTGAAATGCCGCAGCTCGTCTCGGATGGCATCGGACATGCAACGGCCTGCCACCGAACGTCGGAACTGCCGTCCTCGGCGGCGATCGTTCCCATGGATGGCGGCTTCTCGCCGGTGCTGGAAAAATTGGTCGCAGCCTTCAGCGGCGGGCCGGAAGCAGCACGCGGCGGCGGGGTTAGTTCATTGGGGCCGGCCCCCACATAGAAGTGAAACAGAGGTTGAGAGCGATGAGCTTCATGCGTGTGACAATCCTGGCGTCGGCCCTGCTGACGTCGCTCGTGGGCACGGTCCAGGCTCAGACCACGCTTCGCATCGGGATCGCCGAAGACCCCGACATTCTCGATCCCAGCATCGGCCGCACCTATGTCGGCCGCATCGTGTTCTCCGCCTTCTGCGACAAGCTGTTCGACATCGACGAGAAGCTGAACATCGTGCCGCAGCTTGCCCTATCCCACGAGACCTCGGCGGACGGCAAGGAAATGACGATCAAGCTCCGGCCAGGCGTCAAATTCCATGACGGCGAGCCGCTGGATGCGGAGGCCGCAAAATTCTCGATCGAGCGTCACATGACGCTGCCGACCTCGTTCCGCAAGTCGGAGCTTGCCAGCGTCGACCACGTCGAGGTGGTCGATCCCCTCACCATCAAGCTGGTGCTGAAGACGCCCTACTCGCCGCTGATCGCCCAGCTCACCGACCGCTCCGGCATGATGGTCTCGCCGAAGGCGGCGAAGGCGGCCGGCGACAAGTTCGGCCTGCATCCGGTCTGCGCCGGCCCCTATAAGTTCGTCGAGCGCGTCCAGCAGGACCGCATGGTATTCGAGAAGTTCGCAGACTACTGGAACAAGGACAACGTTCACATCGATCGCGTCGTGTTCCAGCCGATCATCGACTCGACCGTGCGGCTTGCGAACCTGAAATCCGGTGCGCTCGATCTGATCGAACGCGTGCTCGCGACCGACATCAAGGACGTCCGCGCCGATCCCAAGCTGGTGCTGTCGACGGCCCCCGAGCTCGGCTATCAAGGCCTGACCATCAACATCGGCAATGACAAGGCCAAGGGGCCGCTCAGCCAGTCGGCGAAGGTGCGCCAGGCGCTCAGCCTGTCGATCGACCGCGAGGCCATCAACCAGGTCGTGTTCAACGGCGAGTTCACGCCGGGCAATCAGTGGGTCAGCCCGACGCACCCCTACTACCAGAAGGCGTTCCCCATTCCGGGCCGCGACATCGCCAAGGCCAAGGCGCTGTTGAAGGAAGCCGGCGTCAGCCTCCCCGTCACCGTCGATTACATGGTTCCCAAGGGCACCGAGTATGAGGCCGTCGCCCAGGTCGTGCAGTCCATGGCCGCGGAAGCCGGCTTCGACATCAAGATCCGCGCCGTCGAATTCGCGACCACCTTCAAGCAGGCACAGGCCGGCGAATTCCAGGTGTTTCAGATCAACTGGAGCGGCCGCATCGATCCCGACGGCAATTCCTACATCTTCATGCGCAGCAAGGCGCCGCAGAACGACGGAGGCTATTCGAACCCCGAGGTCGACAAGCTGCTGGAAGAGGGACGGGCGACATCCAACGTCGAGGAACGCAAGGCGACCTATGCCAAGCTGACCAAGATCGTGCTCGACGACCTGCCGATCATCTACATCTATCACCGCACGCTGCTGATCGCGCACACGAAGAAGCTCGAGGGCTACCGGCAGATGCCCGACGGGCTGGTGCGCGTGGTCGGGCTGAAGTTCAAGTGATCGACCTGATGACGACAATGGCGTGTCCCGGACGCGGCGCAGCGCGTAAGCGCTGCACCGCAGAGCCGGGACCCATGACAACCGCTCATCAGGATAGATGGGTCCCGGTTCAGCTGCGCAACATTGCATGTTACGCAGCGCCCGGGACACGGGTCGAACCATGCTGAACTTCCTCGCCCGCCGCATCGCGCAGATCGTGCCGACGCTGTTCTTCGTGTCGGTGCTGATCTTCTCGCTGCAACAGTTGCTGCCGGGCGACCCCGCGCTGGTGATGGCCGGCGAGGAGCGCGATCCCGCCGTGATCGAGCAGATCCGCCAGCAGTACAAGCTCGACCAGCCGATTCCCGTGCAATACGTCTACTGGCTCAAGGGTGTGCTGACAGGCAATTTCGGCGAGTCGCTGCGCAACAAGATGCCGGTGCGCGAGCTGATCGCGCAGAAGCTGCCGGTGACGCTGCAGCTCGGCTCGATGGCGATCCTGATCGCGTTCTTCATTGGCATTCCCGCCGGCATCGTCTCGGCCGTGAGGAAGGGTACGGCCTGGGACTACGGCGCCAACCTGTTCGCGCTGTGGGGCATCTCGACGCCGAATTTCTGGCTTGGAATTCTCCTGATCTTCCTGTTCTCGATCGAGCTCGGCTGGCTGCCGGCCTCGGGCTACGTCCCGCTGACCGAGAACTGGCGCGCGAGCTTGGCCGCCACCATCATGCCGGCCTTCGTGCTCGGCAACGCGATTTCCGCGATCCTGATGCGGCATACGCGTAGCGCGATGCTCCAGGTGCTGGAAAGCGACTACGTCCGCACCGCGCGCGCCAAGGGCCTGTCGGAGCGCTCGGTGATCCTCAAGCATGCGATGCGCAATGCCCTGACGCCCGTGATCACGCTCGGCGCGCTCGAGCTCGGCACGCTCCTGTCGGGCGCCGTGCTGACCGAGCAGATCTTCTCCATTCCCGGCTTCGGCAAGCTGATCGTCGATGCCGTGTTCAATCGCGACTATGCGGTCGTGCAGGGCGTGGTGCTGGTGACGGCCACGGTCTACATTACGCTGAATCTCGTTGCCGACATCGCCTATATCCTCGTCAATCCGCGGCTGCGGGGCTAGCGCCATGACCGACGCCGCGCTGCCCGCCGCCCCCTCCGCCACGCAGAGCTATGAGCTCGACAGCCCCGCGCGCCGCGCGCGGCGGCGGCTGTTCAAGCGCAAGGCCGCCGTGTTCGGGCTCGTCGTGATCACGATGTTCATCGCGCTGGCAGTCCTTGCGCCCATCGTCGTGCCCTATGACCCCATCGCGACGAGCTGGAGCCTCGTGCGCAAACCGCCGACCGCGGCGCACTGGTTCGGCACCGACGAGCTCGGCCGCGACATCCTCAGCCGCGTCGTCTACGGCGCGCGCGCCTCCCTGCTCGCAGGCCTCATCTCGGTCGCGATCGCGCTCGGCATCGGCGTGCCGCTCGGCCTGCTCGCCGGCTATCGCGGCGGTTTTGTCGATGCGCTGATCAGCCGCATCACCGATGCGATGCTGGCCTGCCCGTTTTTGATCCTGGCGATCGCGCTCGCCGCGTTCCTCGGTCCGAGCCTCGGCAACGCCATGATCGCGATCGGCATCTCGGCCACGCCGATCTTCATCCGGCTGACCCGCGGCCAGGTACTGAGCGTCAAGGCCGAGGACTATGTCGAGGCCGCACGAGCGCTCGGCAACCCGCCCTGGCGGATCGCGTTCTCACATATCCTGCCGAACATCCTGCCTTCGCTATTGGTGCAGGCGACGCTCTCTATCGCGGCGGCCATCATCGCCGAGGCCGCGCTGTCGTTCCTCGGCCTCGGCCAGCAGCCGCCGGCGCCGTCCTGGGGCAGCATGCTCAATGCGGCACAACGCTTCCTGACCCAGGCGCCGTGGATGGCGATCTGGCCGGGCCTTGCGATCTTCCTCGTGGTTCTGTCGCTGAATCTGCTCGGCGACGGCCTGCGCGACGCGCTCGACCCAAGGCAGCGCTAGATCACCACCTCCCGCATCACGCGGCGGCAATCCATCTCGTATTCGAGATCGACCACCGGCGGCCGGGCAAAATGCCAGGTCAGGCCGGAGCGCAGCGCGCCGCGGCGGACCAGCTCATCGACGAGGGCATGGTGGAAGTCGTGCACCGAATAGGCCTGCACGCCGGTCGTGTCCTTCCAGCCGAAGCCGAACGCCGTCATCCGGTTTTCCATCTGCGAGGTCGTGGTGAAGCGCACCTTCTCGCGCAGACCGTCCGGGCTGAGATCGCGGTAGCGCACCGTGCGCTCGACATAGGTGCCGCTGCCCTCGCGCGCCTCGGCGCCGCCGGCAATGACGAAGCTCGGTGCGTTTGACCGCGTCGGGCGCGTGAAGGAGAACGCGTAGAACGACGGCTCGGACGGCGGGTCGATCTCGGGACAGACGTTGCTGCGCGCCACCGGATTGGTGGTGCCGTCGAAGATGCCCCATTCCGATAGCGTCTTCACATAATGCAGGTTGAAGGCGCGAAAGCCTTCCTCGCTGAAGGCGGCCGGTGAGCGCAATTCGCAGGCACAGAACGCCGTCAGCGGCCGCCCCGCCTCCTGGATGAATTTTGCGGCCAGCGCAAATCCTTCGGCGAGCGGCACCAGGCGGTCGAAGCGGACGCGCTCGATCTCGTAGCCGTCATCCGCGGCAGCACCGGCCGAATACTGGAACACGGACGGGATGAAACGATAATTGCCGGCGGAGAATTCGCGCGTCATGACGGGCTCCTATTCCAGTTGCATGCGAATGCCCTTGGCGCCGTTGAGCAGGCGCTTCAGGTGAAAACCGGCCAGCGGATCGTCGGCACGCATGCCGACCAGCGAGGCGAAGGCCGGCATGGCTGCGGCGTCGCCAGCCTCCATCTTGGCGAAAGCCTCCGAATAGATCGCCGTCTCCGGCGCTTCGAATTTGTCCGGCAACAACGGCTCGAACGCGCGCAGCGGCTCGCTGCGTCCGCGCAGCATCAGCTCGCCGACGGGACGTCCTTGAAAATTCTCAGCCGCCTTGGCGACGTTGGCGCTGACGCAGATGCGCGTGCCCAGGTGTTTGTTGGCGGCTTCCAGCCGCGCCGCGATGTTGATGGAGTCGCCATAGGCCGTGTAGTCGAAGAAACGATTGCCGCCGAAATTGCCGACCAGCGCAGGACCTGCATGGGCACCGATGCGGGTCGTCCCGAAATTCACGCCCTTCGCCCTCCAACACGCAGAAAAATTCTCCGCCCAGGCGTCGAGAGCATGCGCGCAGGCGACCGCACGCGTCGCATAATCCGGCTGATCGCCGGGGGCATTGAACAGCACCTGGATCGCATCGCCGATGATCTTGGCGACCGTCCCCTCATGCGCGAACACGATCTCGGTCATCCCGCCGACATATTCGTTGAGGAGCTGACCGAGTGTCTGCGGAGGCGCGCTCTCGACCAGCGAGGTGAAGCCGGTGATGTCGGTGAAGAGGGTGGCGACATCGCGCCACTGCACCTCCATGCCGTCGCCTTCGACATCCGCCGCCAGGCGTCTTGCGATCTCCGGTGAGAAGAAGCGCGACAGCGAGGCATGGGCGCGCTCGGCTTCCATCTGGCGCCGCCGCACGTCGCGCAGCATCTCCACATGGCGGATGGTCTTCTGGATCGTGGTTTCCAAGTCGGCGAAGTCGATCGGCTTGGTCAGGAAGTCGAATGCACCGCGGTTCATGGCGGTACGGATGTTGCTCATATCGCCATAGGCCGAGACGATGATGATCGACTTCTTGTCCTCGGCCTCCTGGAGCTTCGCCAGCAGCGACAGCCCGTCCATCCGCGGCATGTTGATGTCGGAGACCACCATGTCGACATGCGGATTCTGCTCCAGCGACTCCAGTGCCTCGAGGCCGTCGCGGGCGAACATCAGGGCGAACTGGCCATCGCGAATCTGCCTGCGGAACTTCTGCAGGATCAGCGCTTCGAGGTCCGGCTCGTCGTCGACGAAGAGGATGGTCGCAGTCATGCGGCTTGCTCGAGCCTCGTATCGATTTCCTGGCGCAGCAGCGCAAAGTCAATCGGCTTGGTCAGGAGCCCGACGGCGCCCCGCTCGATCGCCTTGCGGCGCGTCTCGGTGTCGCCATAGGCGGTGATCATGATGACGGGGACATGCGGATAGTCGGCGCGCACCTTCGGCAGCATGTCGAGCCCACTCATGCCTGGCATGTTGATGTCTGACAGGATCAGGATCAGCGAAGGATCCCGAACCTCGGCGGCACG is a genomic window of Bradyrhizobium sp. CB1717 containing:
- a CDS encoding gamma-glutamyltransferase family protein, whose translation is MASNVNPDPFTTRPEIEGTFGVVASTHWIATAVGMAILEKGGNAFDAGVATAFTLQVVEPHLNGPGGDVPIIVHDVKRGRTEVICGQGPAPARATIAHYKSEGLDMVPGTGLLAACVPGTFESWMMLLRDYGTMRVRDVLEPAISYARDGYPLVERACATIQTVEQLFRKHWPTSAAVYLPNGEVPKPGILFTNKTLAATYARILNEAESGGDGRDAEIERARKAWSQGFVAEAIDRFCRTQEVMDVSGSPHRGVLSADDMARWQPTVEAPLTYDYGRYTVCKAGVWSQGPVTLQQLALLKGFALDGLDPTGPEFIHLQIECAKLAFADREKFYGDPKFSEIPIATLLSDAYNDERRKLVTEKASLDLRPGAVEGFGGVVKLRRAEGQREAVGALGAGEPTVGRFGEVRGDTVHFDIIDKTGNMVSSTPSGGWLQSSPVIPELGFCLGSRAQMFDLEENQPGSLAPGKRPRTTLSPTMALCDGEPYLAWGSPGGDQQDQWITQFFLRHVHCNLNLQEAIDAPAWHSEHFPISFWPRTARPGVLVVENRVPKATIENLRERGHIVEVGPDWSEGRLTAASRVGVRRRAAANPRGMQGYAAGR
- a CDS encoding DUF1028 domain-containing protein, which produces MTWSIIARDPATGQFGIAVATRFFAVGARVPYIAAGLGAIATQAFVNPYFGIDGVKLLREGLNVHDVLATLLATDDGRESRQVHIMDASGEIAAHTGRDCVDWCGHIAGSGFSIAGNMLAGADVLDETAKTYIANDSLPFPRRLLAAMRAGEAAGGDKRGKQSAALLIHGDEEWPALDIRADDHPDPLGELERLERVSHELWVHFRPSMPTRQNPAGNTDRSVIDASIAAARARRS
- a CDS encoding ABC transporter ATP-binding protein, giving the protein MSASPLIEISDLRIRFHGDDGRVTHAVDSVDLSVANGATLGLVGESGCGKSVTSLAIMGLLPKQSAEISGAIRFDGFDLLKTPDQTLRDLRGNRLAMIFQEPMTSLNPSFTIGDQIIETILRHRGGSRKSARERAIELLRRVHIPSPERRIDEYPHKLSGGMRQRVMIAMALACDPRLLIADEPTTALDVTLQAQILELMRELKAASGAAIILITHDLGVVAEVCDEVAVMYAGEIVERAPVDELFSAPQHPYTVGLLGSIPRLDHRAEQLATIEGMVPNMAQPPAGCRFAARCPFVLDTCTKAPPPLVEASAGHLSRCIRAPLELLVS
- a CDS encoding dipeptide ABC transporter ATP-binding protein: MALLEVEGLVKHFVAERSLFGRALAHVKAVDGVSFSLDAGKTLALVGESGCGKSTVSRLVLRLIEPDAGTVRFDGRDLLSLDADALRRFRREAQIIFQDPYASLNPRMTVGQILTEPLALHDLVPAARRPERVAEILRLVGLEPRLARRYPHEFSGGQRQRIAIARALAVEPKLIICDEPVSALDVSIRSQILNLLRALQDRLGLAYIFVSHDLAVVKHIADHVAVMNLGQIVETAEADALFAAPRHPYSRALLSAIPVPKPRAKRSRIVLQGEIPSALNPPPGCRFHTRCPYVVERCRTEMPQLVSDGIGHATACHRTSELPSSAAIVPMDGGFSPVLEKLVAAFSGGPEAARGGGVSSLGPAPT
- a CDS encoding ABC transporter substrate-binding protein; translated protein: MSFMRVTILASALLTSLVGTVQAQTTLRIGIAEDPDILDPSIGRTYVGRIVFSAFCDKLFDIDEKLNIVPQLALSHETSADGKEMTIKLRPGVKFHDGEPLDAEAAKFSIERHMTLPTSFRKSELASVDHVEVVDPLTIKLVLKTPYSPLIAQLTDRSGMMVSPKAAKAAGDKFGLHPVCAGPYKFVERVQQDRMVFEKFADYWNKDNVHIDRVVFQPIIDSTVRLANLKSGALDLIERVLATDIKDVRADPKLVLSTAPELGYQGLTINIGNDKAKGPLSQSAKVRQALSLSIDREAINQVVFNGEFTPGNQWVSPTHPYYQKAFPIPGRDIAKAKALLKEAGVSLPVTVDYMVPKGTEYEAVAQVVQSMAAEAGFDIKIRAVEFATTFKQAQAGEFQVFQINWSGRIDPDGNSYIFMRSKAPQNDGGYSNPEVDKLLEEGRATSNVEERKATYAKLTKIVLDDLPIIYIYHRTLLIAHTKKLEGYRQMPDGLVRVVGLKFK
- a CDS encoding ABC transporter permease, whose protein sequence is MLNFLARRIAQIVPTLFFVSVLIFSLQQLLPGDPALVMAGEERDPAVIEQIRQQYKLDQPIPVQYVYWLKGVLTGNFGESLRNKMPVRELIAQKLPVTLQLGSMAILIAFFIGIPAGIVSAVRKGTAWDYGANLFALWGISTPNFWLGILLIFLFSIELGWLPASGYVPLTENWRASLAATIMPAFVLGNAISAILMRHTRSAMLQVLESDYVRTARAKGLSERSVILKHAMRNALTPVITLGALELGTLLSGAVLTEQIFSIPGFGKLIVDAVFNRDYAVVQGVVLVTATVYITLNLVADIAYILVNPRLRG
- a CDS encoding ABC transporter permease, producing the protein MTDAALPAAPSATQSYELDSPARRARRRLFKRKAAVFGLVVITMFIALAVLAPIVVPYDPIATSWSLVRKPPTAAHWFGTDELGRDILSRVVYGARASLLAGLISVAIALGIGVPLGLLAGYRGGFVDALISRITDAMLACPFLILAIALAAFLGPSLGNAMIAIGISATPIFIRLTRGQVLSVKAEDYVEAARALGNPPWRIAFSHILPNILPSLLVQATLSIAAAIIAEAALSFLGLGQQPPAPSWGSMLNAAQRFLTQAPWMAIWPGLAIFLVVLSLNLLGDGLRDALDPRQR
- a CDS encoding response regulator, with product MTATILFVDDEPDLEALILQKFRRQIRDGQFALMFARDGLEALESLEQNPHVDMVVSDINMPRMDGLSLLAKLQEAEDKKSIIIVSAYGDMSNIRTAMNRGAFDFLTKPIDFADLETTIQKTIRHVEMLRDVRRRQMEAERAHASLSRFFSPEIARRLAADVEGDGMEVQWRDVATLFTDITGFTSLVESAPPQTLGQLLNEYVGGMTEIVFAHEGTVAKIIGDAIQVLFNAPGDQPDYATRAVACAHALDAWAENFSACWRAKGVNFGTTRIGAHAGPALVGNFGGNRFFDYTAYGDSINIAARLEAANKHLGTRICVSANVAKAAENFQGRPVGELMLRGRSEPLRAFEPLLPDKFEAPETAIYSEAFAKMEAGDAAAMPAFASLVGMRADDPLAGFHLKRLLNGAKGIRMQLE
- a CDS encoding response regulator → MNVYILVVDDEPDVEPLFRQHFRRDLRAGRFQMEFAPSAADALRRAAEVRDPSLILILSDINMPGMSGLDMLPKVRADYPHVPVIMITAYGDTETRRKAIERGAVGLLTKPIDFALLRQEIDTRLEQAA